The following DNA comes from Cyanobacterium sp. T60_A2020_053.
AGATTGCCACGCTATCTTTTGGATTTTTTTCCAGTTTTTTGAGTGCTGTAAGTAATTCTTTTTTACTGGGTATTTTATCTTCGGACATAATTTTTAAGTCTCCATCTTGAAAAAATTTAATGCAAAATATATATCATGAGTTGATTTCAGCGAATACTAAACGGAATACTTCTATTAATAAATAGAAAAATTCTTTAAAAATTTCAATAACTTCTTGAGTTTGCTCAATAATTGTTACCCCGTAAACTTCTTCCCCTTTTTGTTTTTTATCTAGTCGATGCCCTGCGATCGCTCCAATACCAACACCCAATATCATTGCTAAAGGTGCTAAAAATTGTCCAAAGAAGGGAATTGAACGAACTAAAATACTTACAGAAATACCTAATGCAACACCGATCGCTAAATGAGGATGTGCTTTAATAAATTCGAGAATTTTTATTAAGATAATTTTACCGACAGAAATTACTTTATTCCCGATTTGTTGTACTTTCTTTATTAGTTCGTGTAATCTAAGGGCTATAGAATCACTAAAACCTGCGTTGGAAATCCATACATATAAATCTGTATCATTCATTGAATCGACTTCTATTTGCCATAAAGCCATTTTGAGATTTGCTTGTGA
Coding sequences within:
- a CDS encoding DUF2273 domain-containing protein; protein product: MDRALTLSQANLKMALWQIEVDSMNDTDLYVWISNAGFSDSIALRLHELIKKVQQIGNKVISVGKIILIKILEFIKAHPHLAIGVALGISVSILVRSIPFFGQFLAPLAMILGVGIGAIAGHRLDKKQKGEEVYGVTIIEQTQEVIEIFKEFFYLLIEVFRLVFAEINS